The genomic DNA accatgttatctataatataaattaaatggacaactgcatcgacatatataaatataaaatgcagacatttgatcaaagtgtttctcatttcaaaatatctcaaaaatatatgttcatacaaaaactagacttatagtatacatcccaacatatACATCATTGAGGATTTTATCCAACAATAACCATTTATATGGGATCAAGGGATCCACAATATATTTTACATATTAGAAATTCACCGCATGATCTATTATAGCAACACTATATTATTATAGTACTAACATTGTACCAATCATGTGGGGGCGTATCTCTTCCTTTCAAGGCCACTTGCAAGTTCATACTGATGTGTCAAATGGTATCAACACTTGATCTGTTGTGGTGGTGATCGTTAGTGTTGTAACTGTTGTATATATTATTCATCCATTCGTTGTCATTCAACCTCAAGGCTGTTATATAGGTTCCAATAGAATTCCCACCCTTCAATGATGTCGGATCAACATTGAAGGACCCAATATTTCACAAGGTAAAATTTTTAATTCAGAATTTGGAATCTAGTTTTGTATCAttgcaaaattttaaaatctatatTTGTTATGAAAAAATATGTCATTATCAATTTTTAGATCCAAATCCTACCATTTAGACGCTTTAAAGAgtctttttactatttttaataatttttatttttaagacatttaagataaattttgatatttctgatatttaaaagtttttattaatttatgtCTATTATGAAATTTTCTTTTTTGGTAAGGTTTGTTTCATTTTGTTACAAGATTATAATCGCggtttaaaatttaggattttttttttttttttaaagttttaagcTCCAGGGTTTATATAATACCTATTAGCTGTGATGCGAATATATCTATAAGGCTCAAAGGGAATTATGAAGAATAGAGAGGGCATTTTGGTTTTTTCATAGGTTGAGGGTTTTGGTATTTATGAGATACTATTCACGTGAGGAAGGGAGAGAGAAGGGGGTTGGGGTCTTCCGCCACCACGATAGCCATGCACGCCGACACCTCCTTCTCCCCCTCACGCCACCGCCATCGCACGGACCCACGAGGACGTCGCCGCTTCTTCCCCTTCCGCGACCAGGCTACTGCTAGAGGGTGCTTGCTATCTCTCTCACTGCTTGCCAAACACTTTGTCGTCGCTTCCCCGCATGCGTGCAGTCACCTCCATTGTCGGACATGCCTTCGGACGCCGACGCCAGCGCTGCATCAAGTCCCACGACGGGCGTGGCTGCTCCCTCACGTGAATACCACTCCTTTTACCTCATCTCCAGTTGACCAACGACACATTTCCCTATCTCTTCTTTCTGGCATCCACAGCCGCCCATCAACGCCTCCTCTCCATTGTCCACGGCCGAACAATGACGCCGCCTCCACCCTCTGTGCACTGATAACATGCGCTACGCCTCCCTCTATCTCTGAGTTGACTGACATTCCGATAGTTGCCCTTCAGTGGTTGTCGCCTGCTACTCTCGACCCATTCTAGCACTGAGGGTGTCATCATCACACTCCACAATTGTCATCATCGCGGTACAGTTGGCTGCCACCTTCGGGCGCCCCATCAAAGATAGGCCAAAGCAGTGAAGAGCGACCgatgtggaagtcaaagtcaagacagtCAAAAGCCCAGGTCCACCAATCGGGTATAGTTAGCCAAATGAGTAGGGTCATCCGGACACATGAGGTCGTCTGAACAGCCGTAAGCGGAAAACCTGCGATTGGGGCTAAGAGACAAACAATGAATCCCCTAACTACCGTCTTGATCGATCGGATGTCATGGTCGGTCGAGTGAAAGGCAGCCCTTCAGTAATAGGAAACCTAAGTGAAGGAAAGTGGCTCTATTCGATGCGATTGAGTTGAGACGTCCTCGCCGAGCAGCCTCTATCCCCGTCGAGTGGCTCCTGGCCGGCCAACAGGGGGATCCACCTGCTTATCTCCTTGTGCTCTTTTGGAGGTTTGTGCCACTGATAACAGAGCATGTCTAACAGATAAATTGTACTTTAGAAGCTTTTAGCCTGTCATATCAGAGATTTGTGTGCTCGTTTAAAAAAAGGCATCAAGGAtactttttgacttatcttttcttaGAACACTTTGAAAAACGTACATTCTCATTGCATATAcactacagtgacactataaaaggaggtttCCATCCACAGGCGGAGGTATGCATTGCTTTGCTATTCAACATGCTCATTGCTACAATTTTTCCACTATTCTCCACTGTATCAAGgattgacttgagcattggagggacAACGCTGGAAACCCCTTCTCGTCTCGGTACAACACTTCTTGTCTTGTAGGACCGTGTGAAGTCTTCATCAAGTTAATCGTAGAGTCACGTCCCTAGCTAACCATCTTTTCCACTTTTGGACGAGATCAAGTCAAATGCATCAATCTACTTGAAAATATACTATTATAGTAAAAAGGTCGAATCCGTCACCCTAATGGTCCCACACTATTGGTCTCATGGCTATATATAAGGAGATAAATGGAGAAACTATTGTTAACTACTGTAGGGGAGGATTATTCATTCGACTTTGTCGAAAATTGACCCCTGCCCATTGTAACAAGTTCTACCCCGTAATACGCTCACGACCTCCCACTGGTCATGGGAGCTCACATGGAGAGGCAAAGGCAGCTGGTCGGTAGACGATCCAGCATGGTGGACAGTGCAGAGGAGAGGGAAGGGAGGCTGCTGGCAACGAGCAAGAAGAGAGATGGGTGCTGCTGCGATTCGAGATTCATGAAGGTGGGAGTTGATCAACTCATTGATCAATTACACACGGCGTAATCGACTGGTGAGAATCTTGGATTGATTTGGCGATTCACGAGCACTGTGCGCGTCATTTTCATTGTTCACTTTTTTGTCAATCGATTAGCGCGTGCGACGTGATCGATTCAGCCAGAGGCGGGTACTATGCGCATCAAGCCACTGTTTCACTATAGGTTTTAATCAATTGGTGAGGGAGCTTGATCGATTTAGAGGCATTTGGGCTTCATGGAGGACTGCTGGTTCACACGCCACTGAGCAAAACTCTTCTCTGTTTAACATAGAGTCACCCCCTTGCCTTGGCCGATGAGACTTGTTCCCGCATGGAGGGGCTAGCGGGGTGGCCAGAGCATGGGCACTTGCTGGTGCTTCGCCGTGATGTCTGATCAGAATGGAAAGAGATAATTTCAGATGGTGCAGTGACATTTCTTCCATGCTTAGTGTTTGCTGAAGATGGTTGTTGTTTCGGATGAAGGCTGCCAATTGTGGAGGATGCACAGTGTCGTCTACGCCTATTCTGGGCCAGATCAAATGGTTTGAGCTGCTGATGGAGTCCCCCTTAGTCATGACTGCTGGATGTTCCGTTGGGTGAAAGAAGACACGGAAGGGTGAAGGCCAGGAGATGCCACGATACTCATTGGTTTGGTGAGGGTACTTACTGCCTACTGGTGGTCAAAGCTCTGGAGAGGGGCCGAAGCTTCATTGATTTCATGTGTGGTGTGGTTCGGGACTACGTTGGGCAAGGGATTGCTAACCTCTTCATCACCAAGTAGCCACTTAAGTGGCTGCCAGTTCAATTTTTGTATATCCGACGTGGAGTTGGCCGGACTTAGCTTGCGGAGGTGAAGAGGCAAGGAGGACACAAGCAAAGCGATGACAGTGACATTCGTTAGTGGCAGTGATGTATGTCAGTGTGTTCGTAAGATAGTGTATGTACCTGAGATCATATGAGGCTGTGATGAAGGTTGGTGTTTACATACCCAATCTAATGCTTAATGTGTACATTGCCAATCCCTTTGGTGCGGTGCTATATCTTTTAGCGGCCCTAGTTTTCTTACGAGCGAAAATCATGAGCAGTTAATGTATATCCCTTTCGttctgtctatatatatatatttatttatttatctattataaaaaaaattctatcatATAATAATCTCTCAACGTTACCTCGAGAACCGTGAAAACCTACTATGCTTGATCCATGCACGATTAACCGATGGATCTATATTAGCAATAGACTAACGAAATAGTCAAATACAATAATTAGTTGAAAACCTTCTATACCAGCAGTAAACAGATGGAAATCAATCAAGTACTCCAATTCAACTAGAAACTTTCTGTTCTTGATCCATGCCTAATAGTTGACTAGTCCTATTGGTAGTCGATTGATGGTATTAGTCGAGTGTCTAACGGACTCAAAAAATTTCTGTGCTCGTTTTTCAAGCCCAACAATCGATTCAATCGAATATGACAATCTGTTCCCTACTTTAAGCACATCAGTGATTGACTGCAAGTCCATTGGATTTTTGCCGGTCAAATGCGACCATTTTTGCAAAAAGCGATAGTGGTTAGCAAAAATTGTCAGGAGAACCAGAGtttgataatatttaaataaatcatatttaaaataaatttaaatcagactcaaacttataaaaaaaataaatcaaatttgaaTATCATAAAACTTATTTACCGACTCAAatattaaaagtttaatttacttTAGACTCGATTTAATTAAgttatcaaacaaatttaaatatcataaaataTGACTCAGGTTCACTTGTTTACCGTCTTAATTGTAATTACAACCACATTTTTCTTATAATGGCTAAGATGACCtgacatattttttattattattatatttattataatatttttatatattaatatgaATAAATAGGCTTCTTAGCCACGGTGATTTCAGCTTGGTTTTTATGGGTTCATGAATGACTGCGTCCACAGTCCTCACCATCTCTTTCGGCGAAGTAAACCCGTCGTTGTTCATGTAGAAGAGGTGCAGTATTTTGCACGTCTTCCAGAAGAGATCCTTGCAAGGCCTGGGAACGACGCTGCCCTCTTGTTGCACCACCATTCTCAAGAGCTCGGTCCTGGCGGACTCTATTTCCCCTTGTATCTGCTGCTTTGCTTCTTCTTCGGACGTTGAACCGGCACTGTGGAGAACGCGTAGTGATACGGCATTCACCTTCCCTTCTTCACATTCTCTCTGCGGAAAATAAAAAGAGGAAAGAACAATTTGTTTCTTAGGTCTTATGAAATTAACAGACCATATGATCTACTGGTTTTTAAGGACAGTTTGTTTCTCTTACTTGGAAGCCTTGCACGTCGTTGAGCAGACGCCCACATATGCTCACTAATCGGAGCAAATTCTCGTATTCTGTATTTCTGACGGCAGCTTCAGGGAGTTCTGGAACAAGGAAATAGAGTGCTGGGAGAATAACTGGTTCGAGGGCAAAGGACACGAACCCATTCTTCATGTACTCATCCAGCGAAGGAACTTCCTTGGTTATCCGCCACTCTGCCTCTTTCATCATGCAATTTATCAATCTAAGCCACTAACCATACGACCATCTGTCACAATCTTCAttaaagtaaagaaaagaaaaacttgaaGTCTTCAGATCTTACTGCCTCAACTAAATGGTGGGTGATAGCTCGCTTCTGCAATACTGATGCCTTGGTCCCAAGCTCATTGATTGTGTGGAACAGAGCAGAAAAAATGATGTTAACTTGTTCAGAATGCGTCTCCTTTTCCCAATTTGCATCCCACCTATTATCGATAGCGAAAAAAAATTTAGCTTGTGAACCTTTTAAAGAAGATCAAATAACAGGAAACGGCACAGACTTCTCCACCAATGAAATAAGATCTTGAAGCTCCTCTATAGATTCCCCGTTGTCAAAGAAGTCATCGACCACAGTGGCAAGGACACTGCTTTTGGCATATGATATGCGAGCATCGCTCATTCCAGGAGAGAAAAGTGTTGCAGCAGCAGAAAAATAGCAAAAAGTCTGCTTTTGCCTGGCAAATTCCAGTTGATCTAGTTTGCTATCTTGCACCCAACTGTCAAATTCAAGAAATATGAAcactgaatgaaaaaaaaaaaaaggagtcaTATGCACAAAAGAACGGTGGAAATACTTGTCGAGCATTTGGAGTTCTTCTTGATATTTTCGCTGAGAAGTTCGGAAGGAATCCAATGCCAATCTCACTAGATCACTATCCTTTATGCTATAACGCCTATTTACAGGTtagggaaaaaaaaatcattagcaGAAAGCTGAAGATATCATTTTTGCCACACATTATATTTAAATCTTACTCGCATGAAGTTTTGAGAGCATGTGAGTTGCCAAGAGTGAAGTTCTCAATGGTACTTTTATGCTTTAAACGTTCCACATTGGACCAAATCGAAAACTTTAGAGCGTAATCAACCTGATCCAAACTCCAAATTTGTGTTTGTTCAGACATAGTTTTCCTTTGCAAGTAACAACTTTTTATCATCAAAAGGCGATCGACTATTTACCTCTTTTAAATCAATCTGGTGTCCGAGATTTCGGTTGGTGCTTAATACTTCTTTCAGAAACATTCTTGACCAGGATGCTAATTTGTCTAAACCTTGCTCGTTGGgaaatattttgatttgtgaTGCCTTGTACAATTCCAATAAAGTGTTCACATCCTTATATCCTTGCAATGCATTGTTAAAATAGTCCTCATCTACGAGCCGACTTAAGCAATCTACACCAAATCAAACCAACATCACAGTCAGCAATAGGTATCATACATTTGATTCAATATCGACATAACAATAACCTGAAGATACATCGTATCCATTCAATCGAAGAAGACGAAAAGCCATGGCACATGTGGCTACATCTGAATGGATTTCTTCCTCCTCGAGCAACCAGCTTCTGCATATGTTAGAAGGAAACTTTGTTTAAAATATCACAATTATTTgaaaagaattaaatatttagCAGTGCACCTATATGTTTTATCCAAGATGCTCTTTATCTCATGTCTGAAGTGCTCAGCTATTCCCAACTTTTCAATAGTGTCAATCAAATGAAGATGTGTATGCACATCCACAGCATATAACGTAGGTACTGTGAAGAACCAACAAGTAGATTTAAAGTAAATATGTAAAAATTAGTAAACTCACTTTCATCTTTAATAAGATATGAGAATATTCAATCACCTAAACTGTGAAACTTCAATCGAAGAGAATGCAAGTATTCATGTGCCTTAGAATCATAATGGTGCATCATTGCAGCAGCAGTTGTTGCAGCTGAGTTGAACAATGATCCATTTTTTAGCTGatgcttcatagtttccttccAGTCATGTAAATTCCCTAATCCTTCAGCAACATATGCTAAGTAGGTTTCTCTTGCGTTGCAACTTCCTTGTTCTCTTACATGTTACAAACAAGTCTGTTTCAATAATCTCAAAGAACATTTAGGAGAAAAAGAGTTACAAATGGCAAATACAGCATAATTGTACGTTCaattgtattaaaaaaaattataaatataagttCAACAAATAAGCAACCATTTTCTATATATAGTAGTGAAGAAAAGACAAACATAATAGCATGAATAATAAAAAGAAAACCCAAACTATGAAGTATCACAATCTTGCTTGACATTTGTTTCGTCATAAGTAAATAGCTAGACAAAGTTTTTAGATGTATATCGAGAAGCAGAATTAAACAGTGGGTTTTCAATAGGAAGTTATCAAATCTCAAAGAACATTAAGAAATGAAGAAGAGCGTTTGGTTCTTAGGCAACAAAGCCAGGATTCAAAAACAATGGTTATGATGCTGTATTAATGTATTATGATCACTGGATCCTTTGAACTGAACCATTATACTAAGTATAATGTTAGATGGATTAACTTCACAGTGAACATGTCCTTGATGCAAAGTAAATCATCAAATTCGAAGATGCACAAAGCAAAGTTCTACATTTGAACTGACGGAAAGAAGGTATATTTAGATGACAAACTCATAGTCTACATCATCTGCATCAAGGGAAAAAAACATGTATATAACATTCTTAGCATGCTCACATAACGCCTGGTAATCAAATTGCTTTTTAGCTGCCATCATATGTGATGCA from Zingiber officinale cultivar Zhangliang chromosome 4A, Zo_v1.1, whole genome shotgun sequence includes the following:
- the LOC121970368 gene encoding ent-kaur-16-ene synthase, chloroplastic-like isoform X1, which produces MSPSLQIMHSVIAVAPNCTLTDLGCKMHRSGNKTYMCQGGSIERISRQFQKVQLSASSYDTAWVAMVPSPTSPNHPCFPQFLDWIIKHQHSDGSWRLNHAQPSLIKDYLSSTLACIIALERWKVGQEQVRKGLNFIRSNFSSILDERLQSPIGFDIVFPRMLKYAIDIGLDVPIEHHEIDNMLRRQNAELHREQGSCNARETYLAYVAEGLGNLHDWKETMKHQLKNGSLFNSAATTAAAMMHHYDSKAHEYLHSLRLKFHSLVPTLYAVDVHTHLHLIDTIEKLGIAEHFRHEIKSILDKTYRSWLLEEEEIHSDVATCAMAFRLLRLNGYDVSSDCLSRLVDEDYFNNALQGYKDVNTLLELYKASQIKIFPNEQGLDKLASWSRMFLKEVLSTNRNLGHQIDLKEVDYALKFSIWSNVERLKHKSTIENFTLGNSHALKTSCERYSIKDSDLVRLALDSFRTSQRKYQEELQMLDNWVQDSKLDQLEFARQKQTFCYFSAAATLFSPGMSDARISYAKSSVLATVVDDFFDNGESIEELQDLISLVEKWDANWEKETHSEQVNIIFSALFHTINELGTKASVLQKRAITHHLVEAWLRLINCMMKEAEWRITKEVPSLDEYMKNGFVSFALEPVILPALYFLVPELPEAAVRNTEYENLLRLVSICGRLLNDVQGFQRECEEGKVNAVSLRVLHSAGSTSEEEAKQQIQGEIESARTELLRMVVQQEGSVVPRPCKDLFWKTCKILHLFYMNNDGFTSPKEMVRTVDAVIHEPIKTKLKSPWLRSLFIHINI
- the LOC121970368 gene encoding ent-kaur-16-ene synthase, chloroplastic-like isoform X2, with translation MSSLQIMHSVIAVAPKCTLTDLGCKMHRSGNKTYMCQGGSIERISRQFQKVQLSASSYDTAWVAMVPSPTSPNHPCFPQFLDWIIKHQHSDGSWRLNHAQPSLIKDYLSSTLACIIALERWKVGQEQVRKGLNFIRSNFSSILDERLQSPIGFDIVFPRMLKYAIDIGLDVPIEHHEIDNMLRRQNAELHREQGSCNARETYLAYVAEGLGNLHDWKETMKHQLKNGSLFNSAATTAAAMMHHYDSKAHEYLHSLRLKFHSLVPTLYAVDVHTHLHLIDTIEKLGIAEHFRHEIKSILDKTYRSWLLEEEEIHSDVATCAMAFRLLRLNGYDVSSDCLSRLVDEDYFNNALQGYKDVNTLLELYKASQIKIFPNEQGLDKLASWSRMFLKEVLSTNRNLGHQIDLKEVDYALKFSIWSNVERLKHKSTIENFTLGNSHALKTSCERYSIKDSDLVRLALDSFRTSQRKYQEELQMLDNWVQDSKLDQLEFARQKQTFCYFSAAATLFSPGMSDARISYAKSSVLATVVDDFFDNGESIEELQDLISLVEKWDANWEKETHSEQVNIIFSALFHTINELGTKASVLQKRAITHHLVEAWLRLINCMMKEAEWRITKEVPSLDEYMKNGFVSFALEPVILPALYFLVPELPEAAVRNTEYENLLRLVSICGRLLNDVQGFQRECEEGKVNAVSLRVLHSAGSTSEEEAKQQIQGEIESARTELLRMVVQQEGSVVPRPCKDLFWKTCKILHLFYMNNDGFTSPKEMVRTVDAVIHEPIKTKLKSPWLRSLFIHINI